DNA from Prunus persica cultivar Lovell chromosome G6, Prunus_persica_NCBIv2, whole genome shotgun sequence:
TATGTCAAAAACAACCTGTTGTTTTTCGTGCAGCTAGGGCAACAATTGTATTCCTTGCTTGCTTTTCCAATTGATATAGAATATACAAACCAAGCTTGATGTTGATGTTTTTAATTGCCAATACACTAGCATATCTTCAACCAATAGAACACTTATTTTGATTCAACTGAGGActttgaaaaaagaacaaaatgttattgtaaaaaataaataaattaaaacatgtgTCAGATAGAATCACGTTTTCTCTCTACTGTCTTCTTCAAAGTAGGGAGTCAAAATTGGATTGTTCATTGAAGGGTAGAATAGGGAGCACATTAGAACTGATTTATCTCCATCTCCTCCTTATTTAGTTAAGAGGCTTCCTAAACCTTTGGAAATGCTCTAAAatgcaaaattgaaaattgattgAGTCAAATAGTTATAAGGTCTTTTTTTTGGATATAAAAAGGTTAAAGTAAATGATTTAAGTTACGACAAAGTTTGTTATCATAATTCAAATCATTTATGGTAAATCACTATTTTCAGATTCGgaagaattttaaatttagttGGCTAGTGAGCTCTAAGTTTAAGCATTTCCAAATGTCATTACAACTGCATTTTGAATAcgatgtaatttttttgtttttgtttttcaattgaatACAATGTGGTTAATATGAAATGACctcaatataatatattgcaTTTTGAATCTGAAATCTAGGtcacattttattataaacaCATGGATAGAGCCGTCATTTCACTAGTTGTGGGTTGGTgttgcctttttctttcccctttCAAACaaaccagagagagagagagagagagagagagagagagagagagagagagagtgtagCAACATTGACTTTCTGTTAAGACTCTAATGAGGAGGAGGgaagttttttaatttaattgttgggTTAAtgcattaatattttttttttcattgcttGGCTTAGACTACAGTCTACATGTAAAGTCACTTTTGTAAATATAACAATCTAAGCAACTGGGGAAGGGGCAAGTAAGtaatttaattttccaatAGATTGAGCTCATTGTGGAAATGGGGGAAATGACGTCGAAACTATGTTGATTCATGCATATTACAAGAGTGACGATATTTTCGGGGGATTGATAATTTGATGccttccaaaataaataaataaataaatgaagtgATGTTGGGAGGGTATTTTGGGAAAATCAAAGGTTGGGATCAATGACGCCCAATTGCCCATTTGCCCGCCTCACGCACGCACACGAGATCGGAGAACCTCAGCTCAGCTTATCCAATCAATCCTGTAAATGACAAAGTTGTCCCTGTGGCGGTGTAATATTTAGAGCATTTACTCTCACACACCACACCAGCCAAAAAGATGGTTGGATTTTTGTTTGAGTACACGTGGTGACGTGGTCATGGTCCCTCTATCATCTATGTATGTGAATATGATAAATAATCAACTTCAATATATTCTCATAACTTCAGAGATTGGTGATTAAATAAGAAAGAGGGTTTGTTCGGGCGTGATATGGCATGCAAGTTGCCAGGTATGTCACTTTTTTTGTGTTGGTTGTTCTCCAAAAGAGCAAcgctttatattattatatgttGACTGTGCCGGTACCTACATATTCTATATGTATGCAATTTTGTAGCCCGGCCATTGAAAACAATGTATGCAATTTTGAAAGCCCGTTGAACCATGGCCCATGACTTTATAGGGAAGCAAACTTTATAGCTGATGGCCTTGCTAGTTTGGGTCATAGTCTTTCGCGGTCCAAGATTTGGGAGAATGGTCTTCGTCTGACGTGTACCTCTTCTATTTATTTCGATTTATTCGGGCCTGCATGTTCGGGtggtttttctttgtaattgaaCTCTTTTtcgtgagaaaaaaaaagagaaaaaaaaaaaacatgccaATGTCATACATTAacattaattgattaattgattaattgattaattaatgggTGAGTAGACAGCCTAGCTTTCAACCTTCATAATATCACCGtgaattttcagttttaataattgaaaagtTGCACTCATCTATATATCTTTGATGTGTAAATTACTCTTACATACTCAAACAAACTTATATacttttttgtgaaaaatatttggagaaaagaaaacataaaacataagAAAGTGGATGGTATCATGGTGTGTTCAGAAATAAAGATTATAAAATGCATTATTAGTTTTAgttcataattaaatatataactGAGAGAAACagcaaataattaattaccaaaaatagaattttacaagaaaaaggcaaaaccaacaaagcataaaatatatatcgGACCACAAAACATAAGAATAATATGAGAAATGCTACATCCATTCCATCCAGGCTCCAGCAGTACTAACAACAACAGCTAATCACACTTGAAAGACGCTTTGGCTTGCTTGCACATGGACAAGTTGGGTCCGCCAACTTTTCCAACTTACCCATATTGCCCTTGCTTCTCAAAACCAACCCCATCTTATTATAGCAATTTTCGATCCTCCTGCACCTGCACCTGCACTGCATGAGTGAGTCGGCAGCACATGACCCGTTCTTTTCTTGGTCATATCCGAAAAGGGCAAAGGAGTCAATAGGCATAAGTCAACCGAAAATGTTGACGGAAGGGGAGGTGGGACCCAGGGTTAGCCTGGCGCCAAATGGCAGAGGGGAGGGAGAGCTGTctattttgccttttttagcAGCGGACTTCAAATCTTTGTCCATTCCCATTTTATCGAAAAAGggcaaaacacacacacaaaacccaCACCTTCATACACCCACACAACACCaacagagagagggaggggtGAGAGACGCGTTCGGTTCATATagtttcaattgtttttcagAGAAACGAAAGGATCGAAGCAAAAGAGATGAGGGAGATTATAAGCATACATATTGGGCAGGCTGGAATTCAGGTGGGGAATTCATGTTGGGAACTCTATTGTCTTGAGCATGGAATTCAACCCGATGGGCAGATGCCCAGGTCAGtttatatacttttttttaaatttatatatatatattttccataATTATCTActtgtttgtgtgtgtttgaATGTAATTTTCGGTGGGTTTTGTCTAATGGTAGATGATGAATATGTTTTTGAGTCTGACTTTACTATTAATTTATTGATTATTGGGCTTTCTTGGCATAGTTGTCTTTTAATATGTAGGTGTTTGAGATCTTCCTGTGTATAATATACTAAGGATTGCAGATGTGTTACTTTATTTATCTCTTTATTTGTCGATGAATCTATATATTGCATTGGTATTTTGTTGGAGTTTCGGTGCGGAGTTCTTTTGAATGGATCTAAACTGAAGAATGGGATTTTGGAAATGTATTCAATTGAAAACTATAAGCAgcataaaacaaatacaatagATTTCACTTCAATCCGATTGATGGATGGTGTGTATTTGCTTTCTTTGCAAGGTTGTTGTAACTGATATGTCTTCAATTGAGACAGCATCAAGGAACTTAGCTTGATATTCTATGGTTTTGTGAGAGGTACTATAATAGTAATGATAAAACTTtgttcatttaaaaataatagtaaTGATTAAAActctattgattttttttttcctctgagttcatggatttttttttaataacatcAGACAATGAGGCGCTTGAAATGTGAACTGaagcttttaaatttgttggcCCATTCAAAACTGTGTTTTGTGTTGTCCATGTGCTTGCAATTTGAAGTTTGAATGTGTAGATAATTGAGTGCCTAATGGAAAGTTATGGTTTTGTGTCTTCAAAGTGATGCCTCAGTGGGTGTTGGCCGCGACGCTTTCAATACCTTCTTCAGTGAGACTGGATCAGGCAAGCACGTCCCTAGGGCCATATTTGTCGATTTGGAACCAACTGTTATTGATGAAGTAAGGACTGGGACTTACCGCCAACTCTTCCACCCCGAGCAGCTCATTTCTGGGAAAGAAGATGCTGCTAATAATTTTGCAAGAGGACACTATACAGGTAATAAATCCTGCATCTAAATTACATTAGTGAACTCTTTTATTACGTTAATCTCATTGATTTAGCCTTTATGGTTGCCTTCTGCAGTCGGAAAGGAAATTGTAGATCTCTGCCTTGATCGAGTAAGGAAATTGGCCGATAATTGCACTGGTTTACAAGGATTTTTGGTGTTCAATGCTGTTGGTGGTGGTACTGGTTCTGGTTTGGGGTCCTTGCTGTTAGAACGGTTGTCTGTAGATTATGGAAAGAAGTCAAAGCTTGGATTCACCATCTATCCTTCTCCGCAGGTACTTACAGCTACAAATATTATGATTTTCTGCTCACCTGCATAGGTTTATGCAGTTTCTTATTCACGCTTGGCAGATGAAACAGGATTTTAGAAATGGCCATCCTCAAACATTTCTTCTAGACTGTTCTGTTATTGAAGAATATttctatttatatgttagCTTATATCCGATACAATAAAATTAACAGCACTAACCAGTTCAATAATGTGGAGCTCATCTATTGCTTATTTCTTTTGCATTACAGGTTTCAACAGCAGTTGTCGAGCCTTACAATAGTGTTCTCTCTACTCATTCCCTCCTTGAACACACAGATGTATCTGTGCTCTTGGACAATGAAGCTATCTATGACATTTGCAGGAGATCTCTAGACATCGAGAGACCAACATACACCAATCTGAACAGATTGATATCGCAAGTCATATCATCTTTGACAACATCATTGAGATTTGATGGAGCCATTAATGTTGATGTCACAGAGTTCCAGACTAACCTTGTACCATATCCCCGCATTCATTTCATGCTTTCCTCATATGCTCCTGTTATCTCAGCTGAAAAGGCATATCACGAGCAGATCTCTATCCCTGAGATCACAAATGCAGTTTTTGAGCCCTC
Protein-coding regions in this window:
- the LOC18773569 gene encoding tubulin alpha-3 chain isoform X1, with product MREIISIHIGQAGIQVGNSCWELYCLEHGIQPDGQMPSDASVGVGRDAFNTFFSETGSGKHVPRAIFVDLEPTVIDEVRTGTYRQLFHPEQLISGKEDAANNFARGHYTVGKEIVDLCLDRVRKLADNCTGLQGFLVFNAVGGGTGSGLGSLLLERLSVDYGKKSKLGFTIYPSPQVSTAVVEPYNSVLSTHSLLEHTDVSVLLDNEAIYDICRRSLDIERPTYTNLNRLISQVISSLTTSLRFDGAINVDVTEFQTNLVPYPRIHFMLSSYAPVISAEKAYHEQISIPEITNAVFEPSSMMAKCDPRHGKYMACCLMYRGDVVPKDVNAAVATIKTKRTVQFVDWCPTGFKCGINYQPPTVVPGGDLAKVQRAVCMISNNTAVAEVFSRIDHKFDLMYSKRAFVHWYVGEGMEEGEFSEAREDLAALEKDYEEVGAEGVDDEEGGSEDY
- the LOC18773569 gene encoding tubulin alpha-2 chain isoform X2; protein product: MEFNPMGRCPVGVGRDAFNTFFSETGSGKHVPRAIFVDLEPTVIDEVRTGTYRQLFHPEQLISGKEDAANNFARGHYTVGKEIVDLCLDRVRKLADNCTGLQGFLVFNAVGGGTGSGLGSLLLERLSVDYGKKSKLGFTIYPSPQVSTAVVEPYNSVLSTHSLLEHTDVSVLLDNEAIYDICRRSLDIERPTYTNLNRLISQVISSLTTSLRFDGAINVDVTEFQTNLVPYPRIHFMLSSYAPVISAEKAYHEQISIPEITNAVFEPSSMMAKCDPRHGKYMACCLMYRGDVVPKDVNAAVATIKTKRTVQFVDWCPTGFKCGINYQPPTVVPGGDLAKVQRAVCMISNNTAVAEVFSRIDHKFDLMYSKRAFVHWYVGEGMEEGEFSEAREDLAALEKDYEEVGAEGVDDEEGGSEDY